The Deltaproteobacteria bacterium region AGTCGGCCACGTAGTACGCAAGAAGTTGCAGCGGCAACACTGTGAGCAGCGGCTGCAGTTCGGTCGCCGTGTCGGGGATGAGCAGGATCTCGTCCGCCGTCTCGCCCAGTTCTCGGTCACCGCGCGTCGCGACGGCCAGGACCTTCCCGCCGCGCGCCTTGACCTCGGTGAGGTTCGACAACACCTTCTCGTAATGCGAACCGCGCGGGCACAACACGACCACGGGGAGTTCTTCGTCGATGAGCGCGATCGGGCCGTGCTTCATCTCGCCGGCGGCGTAGCCCTCGGCGTGGATGTACGAGATCTCCTTGAGCTTGAGCGCGCCCTCGAGGGCGATCGGGTACTGCGGACCGCGGCCGAGGAACAGAAAGCCGCGGGCGTTGCCGTAGCGGCGCGCGATCACCTGCAGCTGTGCGCCGTGGTCGAGCACCTCGGTCATCTTTTGCGGCAGCGCAACCAGCTCACCGACCAACTCCGAGGCGCGGTCGGCCGCCAGTCGGCCCGTGCGCCTGCCGAGATACACCGCAAGCAACACCATCGCGACGAGTTGCGTCGTAAACGCCTTCGTCGACGCGACGCCGATCTCCGGCCCGGCGTGCGTGTAGAACGCCCAGTCCGCCAACCGCGGGATCGACGACTCGAGCACGTTGCTGATCGCCAGCACGCGCGCGCCCTTGGCCTTGGCCTCGCGCACCGCCGCCATGGTGTCGGCCGTCTCGCCCGATTGGCTGATCGCGACGACGAGGTCTCCCGCGCCGACGATCGGGTCGCGGTAGCGGAATTCCGACGCCAGATCGCACTCGACCGGGATCCGCGCCAGGCCCTCGACCAGATACTTGCCGACCAACCCCGCGTGATACGACGTTCCGCACGCGACGATCACGACGCGGCGGACTGACCCGACGTCCAGCTCGATGCCGTCGAGCGATACGTCACTGCGCTCCACGTCCAGGCGCCCCGCGAGCGTGTCCGCCACCGCGCGCGGCTGCTCGTGGATCTCCTTCTGCATGAAGTGGCGGTAGCCCTCTTTCTCCGCCTGCATCGGGCTCCACGTGATCCGCCGCGGCGGGCGCTCGATCGGCGTGCCGGCGAAGTCCGTGATGGTCACGCCGTCGCGCCGGACGACCGCGATTTCGCCCTCGTCGAGGAACACGACATCGCGCGTCTCGTCGAGGATCGCCGGGATGTCGGACGCGATGAAATTCTCGCCGTCGCCGAGCCCGATCACCAGCGGTGATGCGTTCTTGGCCGCGACGAGGACGTCCGGGTCCGCGTCGTCGAGCACGACGATCGCGAACGCGCCGCGCACCTTGGGCAGCGCGCGGCGCACGGCGGTCGGCAAATCGGCCGCGCCGGCCTTGCGCTCGCGCGCGATCAGGTGGGCGAAGATCTCCGTGTCCGTCTCGGAGGAAAACGCTGCCCCCCCGTCGATCAATTCCGCGCGCAGTGCGGCGTGGTTCTCGATGATCCCGTTGTGGACGACCGAGATCCCGTCGACCTTGTGCGGATGCGCGTTTTCGTCCGAGGGCCGGCCGTGCGTGGCCCAACGGGTGTGGCCGATGCCGACGGTCCCCGGCGCCGG contains the following coding sequences:
- the glmS gene encoding glutamine--fructose-6-phosphate transaminase (isomerizing), with product MCGIVGYIGDRPATPILIRGLRRLEYRGYDSAGVSVYHDGASRVVRCRGKLAGLEARLEREPAPGTVGIGHTRWATHGRPSDENAHPHKVDGISVVHNGIIENHAALRAELIDGGAAFSSETDTEIFAHLIARERKAGAADLPTAVRRALPKVRGAFAIVVLDDADPDVLVAAKNASPLVIGLGDGENFIASDIPAILDETRDVVFLDEGEIAVVRRDGVTITDFAGTPIERPPRRITWSPMQAEKEGYRHFMQKEIHEQPRAVADTLAGRLDVERSDVSLDGIELDVGSVRRVVIVACGTSYHAGLVGKYLVEGLARIPVECDLASEFRYRDPIVGAGDLVVAISQSGETADTMAAVREAKAKGARVLAISNVLESSIPRLADWAFYTHAGPEIGVASTKAFTTQLVAMVLLAVYLGRRTGRLAADRASELVGELVALPQKMTEVLDHGAQLQVIARRYGNARGFLFLGRGPQYPIALEGALKLKEISYIHAEGYAAGEMKHGPIALIDEELPVVVLCPRGSHYEKVLSNLTEVKARGGKVLAVATRGDRELGETADEILLIPDTATELQPLLTVLPLQLLAYYVADFKGTDIDQPRNLAKSVTVE